In Hahella sp. KA22, one genomic interval encodes:
- a CDS encoding DUF1722 domain-containing protein: MPQFLFDIDPGYLSLPQLQHQLNMLQGAIRKPEKIQQDPHLKSWRGHVDALMTMYNLVVSEINLRQNSTLPYIHASGESLIWPARPGMPVEEQWPQAEAGARLPSPRNDQALWAQHKYSVMARNQGMYQSLGRAVAAREIALGDLAEELVAALRVPPPLGGLRNAVWHMWGYISQFSQLKPDNTPLPTVFREIQLLAGKHQSAYLLNSTALGELAYWCWLFEGKH; this comes from the coding sequence ATGCCACAATTTCTTTTTGACATCGATCCAGGCTACCTCAGCCTACCTCAGCTGCAGCACCAGCTAAATATGCTGCAGGGAGCCATCAGGAAACCGGAAAAAATCCAGCAGGATCCCCATCTGAAGTCGTGGCGGGGACACGTGGACGCATTGATGACCATGTATAACCTGGTGGTCAGCGAGATTAATCTGCGGCAGAACAGCACCCTTCCCTATATTCACGCCTCAGGTGAATCCTTGATCTGGCCCGCTCGCCCCGGCATGCCAGTGGAGGAGCAATGGCCGCAAGCGGAAGCCGGCGCGCGTCTTCCCAGTCCTCGCAACGATCAGGCCCTGTGGGCGCAGCATAAATACTCGGTCATGGCGCGTAATCAAGGCATGTATCAGTCCCTTGGCCGCGCCGTCGCCGCCCGGGAAATCGCCTTGGGCGATCTGGCGGAAGAACTGGTCGCCGCCCTGCGCGTGCCGCCTCCTCTCGGAGGTTTACGCAACGCGGTCTGGCATATGTGGGGCTATATTTCCCAGTTTTCCCAGCTCAAGCCGGACAATACCCCTCTTCCAACCGTATTCCGGGAGATTCAGCTGCTGGCGGGCAAACATCAGTCCGCCTATCTGCTAAACTCCACGGCTTTGGGCGAACTCGCCTATTGGTGTTGGTTATTTGAAGGTAAACATTAA
- a CDS encoding alpha/beta fold hydrolase — MLQLHHRVQGNTQEPAGDKTPLVLIHGLFGSMENLGGIARLLADNFVIHSLDMRNHGRSPHAQMMDYSLMAADVIRYMDNAGIAKAHLLGHSMGGKTAMQIALEYPQRVEKLIVADIAPVAYPPHHKEILAGLTALDPASLSSRQEADELVKPYVPELPVRQFLLKNLQKGVDGRFSWRMNLPAIQQNYMNIMAGQDAQQPFTGPVLFVKGGNSDYIQPKHREHIARLFPAAGLRVIPHTGHWLHAEKPELFARVAERFLMNEDSE; from the coding sequence ATGCTGCAGTTGCATCATCGCGTTCAGGGAAACACTCAGGAACCTGCTGGAGACAAAACGCCCCTTGTTTTGATCCACGGCCTGTTCGGCTCTATGGAAAATCTGGGCGGCATCGCCCGATTGCTTGCCGATAACTTTGTCATTCACTCCCTGGACATGCGCAATCACGGCCGCTCGCCTCATGCGCAGATGATGGACTACTCCCTCATGGCGGCGGACGTCATCCGCTACATGGACAATGCAGGCATCGCCAAAGCCCACCTGCTGGGACACTCCATGGGCGGCAAGACCGCCATGCAGATTGCGCTGGAATACCCTCAGCGCGTTGAGAAACTGATCGTGGCGGACATTGCGCCAGTCGCCTATCCACCTCATCACAAAGAAATCCTCGCCGGACTCACGGCTCTGGACCCTGCGTCGTTATCCTCCCGACAGGAGGCCGACGAGCTGGTCAAACCCTACGTGCCGGAATTGCCGGTGCGTCAGTTTTTGCTGAAAAACCTGCAGAAAGGCGTAGACGGACGCTTTTCCTGGCGCATGAATTTACCGGCTATTCAGCAGAATTACATGAATATCATGGCGGGCCAGGATGCACAGCAGCCTTTCACCGGACCCGTCTTGTTTGTCAAGGGTGGAAACTCCGACTACATCCAGCCTAAGCATCGTGAGCATATAGCGCGTTTGTTTCCCGCAGCAGGCTTGCGGGTCATTCCGCATACGGGACACTGGCTGCACGCGGAGAAGCCGGAACTCTTCGCTCGCGTGGCTGAACGCTTCCTGATGAACGAGGATTCCGAATGA
- the ansA gene encoding asparaginase has protein sequence MSKRIFIIYTGGTIGMVRSPQGYVAVSGLQKLIDEKIPPRLSMDMPDYDLFEYPDPIDSSNIRPPEWARIAKDISDRYDDYDGFVVLHGTDTMAYTASALSFLLRDLTKPVIVTGSQIPLSELRNDAQTNLVTAIELASSYSIPEVCLYFNGVLLRGNRSSKLLATGFEAFASPNYPHLADVGIYIELNQHALLPVPDKIRFELPDYNFAQVRVLSLYPGIEAEVIEAMTQTPCRALILRTYGVGNGPSLDKPFLQALEQAHKRGVVLTSLTQCTSGSVNLGSYAAGSELAKTGLLGGGDMTVEAAFAKLHHLCALGLSSDEMRTAMSKPRAGEITTKKS, from the coding sequence ATGAGCAAACGCATATTCATCATCTACACCGGCGGCACCATTGGCATGGTGCGCTCCCCGCAAGGCTATGTGGCCGTCAGCGGCCTGCAAAAGCTGATCGATGAAAAGATTCCTCCGCGCCTGTCCATGGACATGCCGGATTACGACCTCTTCGAATATCCAGACCCCATTGACAGCAGCAACATCAGACCGCCGGAATGGGCCCGCATCGCCAAAGACATCAGCGACCGCTATGACGATTACGACGGCTTCGTCGTTTTACACGGCACCGATACTATGGCTTACACCGCCTCGGCGTTGTCCTTCCTGTTACGGGATCTGACCAAACCCGTCATCGTCACCGGCTCTCAAATTCCCCTCAGCGAACTGCGCAACGACGCCCAGACCAATCTGGTGACCGCAATTGAACTCGCCAGCTCCTACAGTATTCCTGAGGTTTGCCTGTACTTTAACGGAGTCTTGTTGCGAGGTAACCGGAGCAGCAAATTGCTCGCCACGGGTTTTGAAGCATTCGCCAGCCCTAATTATCCCCATCTCGCCGATGTCGGCATCTATATTGAGCTGAATCAACACGCGCTACTGCCTGTTCCCGATAAGATCCGTTTCGAGCTGCCGGATTATAACTTCGCCCAGGTACGCGTATTGTCGTTGTATCCAGGGATTGAAGCGGAAGTCATCGAGGCGATGACGCAGACGCCCTGCCGCGCGCTGATATTACGCACCTACGGCGTCGGCAACGGACCCAGTCTCGATAAGCCCTTCCTGCAAGCGCTGGAGCAAGCCCATAAACGCGGCGTGGTCCTAACGAGCCTGACCCAGTGCACTTCCGGCAGTGTCAATCTGGGTAGTTACGCCGCCGGCTCGGAGCTGGCGAAGACCGGCCTGTTGGGAGGCGGAGATATGACCGTGGAAGCGGCCTTCGCCAAACTGCATCATTTGTGCGCCCTGGGCCTAAGCAGTGACGAAATGCGGACGGCAATG